The following proteins are encoded in a genomic region of Triticum dicoccoides isolate Atlit2015 ecotype Zavitan chromosome 1B, WEW_v2.0, whole genome shotgun sequence:
- the LOC119311191 gene encoding uncharacterized protein LOC119311191 codes for MAATDPSYYQSGVCQSITQKQHLFHLYMNQIAEGTPNANQKVIVNPGLPMDFGVTVANDWTISDGPAANANPIARARGMHMGDGKADVNWLFCHNILFTDTRFKGSSLKVLGDFVANKDSEWAIVGGTGEFAYAQGVVVAKVIQNIQPTPGRTWELRISAFCLCIPNMTPVNKMGPWGADGGTAFDITELPRSLQTMTIRCGDVINSIGFSYTDQAGQKKIAGPWGGDGALSVTIKLAPSEFMKQVLGTTDAVAGVTVVTSLTLVSSVMTYGPFGKANGTPFCSQVPDSNTIAGVLCACWGVC; via the exons ATGGCCGCCACTGACCCTTCCTACTACCAGAGTGGTGTTTGCCAATCCATCACACAGAAGCAGCATCTCTTCCACTTATACATGAACCAGATTGCCGAAGGAACCCCAAATGCCAACCAAAAAGTCATTGTGAATCCAGGTCTTCCTATGGATTTTGGTGTAACCGTTGCAAATGACTGGACCATAAGCGATGGTCCAGCCGCCAATGCAAACCCTATCGCACGTGCTCGTGGCATGCACATGGGTGATGGTAAAGCCGACGTAAACTGGTTATTCTGTCACAATATATTGTTTACTGATACCAG GTTTAAGGGGTCCAGCCTTAAGGTTCTTGGAGACTTTGTAGCCAACAAAGATAGTGAATGGGCAATTGTAGGTGGAACTGGAGAATTTGCATATGCACAAGGTGTTGTCGTCGCCAAAGTAATCCAAAATATACAGCCTACTCCCGGGCGTACTTGGGAGCTTCGTATCAGTGCTTTCTGTCTGTGCATCCCCAACATG ACCCCAGTGAACAAGATGGGGCCTTGGGGAGCAGACGGAGGGACAGCCTTTGACATCACGGAGCTGCCTCGTTCTCTTCAAACCATGACAATTCGATGTGGTGACGTGATTAACTCAATTGGGTTTTCGTACACTGACCAAGCTGGTCAGAAGAAAATTGCTGGACCGTGGGGTGGTGATGGTGCACTTAGTGTGACG ATCAAGCTTGCTCCTTCCGAGTTCATGAAGCAAGTTCTTggaacaactgatgcagttgcaggAGTGACTGTTGTTACATCACTTACTTTGGTCAGCAGCGTCATGACATATGGGCCTTTTGGAAAAGCAAATGGCACTCCTTTTTGCAGCCAGGTTCCAGATAGTAACACTATTGCGGGGGTTCTATGCGCGTGCTGGGGGGTCTGTTAA